In Ciconia boyciana chromosome 12, ASM3463844v1, whole genome shotgun sequence, a genomic segment contains:
- the CD40LG gene encoding CD40 ligand, translating to MNDPYSPATPRPISNTSPSTMKMFMGFLAIFIVAQTIGTVLFCLYLHMKMDKMEEVLSLNEDYIFLRKVQQCQMAEGQKSTLLDCEKILKGFQDLQCKDGGASKGQPKFEMQRGDEHHEHPHLMHKNETSVAAEKRQPIAAHLAGQKSNKAVSVLEWKTTMYGPMNNNVISYQDGKLKVKEAGLYYIYSQVSFCTKAATSAPFTLYIYLYLPMEEDRLLLKGLNTHSTSMSTCDLQSIREGGVFKLREGDMVFVNVTDSTRVNYRHGSTYFGIFKL from the exons ATGAACGACCCCTACAGCCCTGCGACACCCCGACCCATCAGCAACACCTCACCCAGCACCATGAAAATGTTCATGGGCTTCCTCGCTATATTTATTGTAGCACAGACGATCGGGACCGTACTCTTCTGTTTGTATCTTCACATGAAGATGGATAAG ATGGAAGAGGTGTTGAGCTTAAATGAAGATTACATCTTCCTGAGGAAAGTACAGCAATGTCAGATGGCAGAAGGTCAGAAGTCAACATTATTGGActgtgaaaagattttaaagggCTTCCAGGACCTCCAGTGCAAG GACGGGGGAGCCAGTAAAGGGCAGCCCAAGTTTGAAATGCAGAGAG GCGATGAGCACCATGAGCATCCCCATTTGATGCACAAGAATGAGACGTCCGTGGCAG CAGAGAAGAGGCAGCCGATCGCAGCCCACCTGGCAGGtcagaagagcaacaaagcagTCTCAG TGCTAGAGTGGAAGACGACGATGTATGGCCCCATGAACAACAACGTGATATCCTACCAGGATGGGAAACTGAAGGTGAAGGAAGCAGGGCTCTACTACATCTACTCCCAAGTCAGCTTCTGCACCAAGGCAGCAACTTCAGCACCCTTCACCCTCTATATTTATTTGTATCTCCCCATGGAAGAGGACCGGCTCTTGCTGAAGGGACTAAACACGCACAGCACCTCCATGTCTACCTGCGACCTCCAGTCCATCCGGGAGGGAGGCGTATTCAAGCTCCGGGAAGGTGACATGGTCTTTGTCAACGTGACAGACTCAACACGAGTGAACTACAGGCACGGCAGCACCTACTTCGGCATCTTCAAGCTGTAG